Proteins from one Cicer arietinum cultivar CDC Frontier isolate Library 1 chromosome 3, Cicar.CDCFrontier_v2.0, whole genome shotgun sequence genomic window:
- the LOC101515089 gene encoding D-lactate dehydrogenase [cytochrome], mitochondrial: protein MSNLFSSCFWLSRFRFSSSKYFLHRTLHNITTTSHKNAPTSNLFHSHRSTNSSCSTSLLPFALALSAASLSLQPHSDPSFSDATPHSDNRDVTFGGKGSTQYVVKGSQKEFPQELLEELKIICKDNISLDYDERYIHGKPQNSFHKAVNIPDVIVYPRSEEEVSKIVKLCNSYTIPIVPYGGATSIEGHTLSPNGGVCIDMSSMKRVKALHVDDMDVVVEPGIGWMELNEYLEPYGLFFPLDPGPGASIGGMCATRCSGSLAVRYGTMRDNVISLKVVLANGDIVKTASRARKSAAGYDLTRLMIGSEGTLGVITEVTLRLQKIPQFSVVAMCNFPSVKDAADVAIATMMSGIQVSRVELLDEVQVKAINIANGKNFPECPTLMFEFIGTEAYAREQTQIVRKIVSEHNGSDFVFAEEPEAKKELWKVRKEALWACFAMEPNMEAMISDVCVPLSHLADIISRSKKELDASPLVCTVIAHAGDGNFHTVILFDPTKEEQRQEAERLNQFMVRAALSLEGTCTGEHGVGTGKMKYLEEELGEEALRTMKKIKTVLDPNNIMNPGKLIPPHVCL, encoded by the exons ATGTCAAATTTGTTCAGCTCCTGCTTCTGGTTATCTCGTTTTCGTTTTTCTTCTTCCAAGTACTTTTTGCACCGCACTCTCCATAACATCACCACCACCTCTCACAAAAACGCACCTACCTCCAATCTCTTCCATTCACACAGGTCAACGAACTCATCATGCTCAACCTCCCTTCTTCCTTTCGCTCTCGCTCTTTCTGCTGCTTCACTTTCTCTTCAACCACATTCCGATCCTTCCTTCTCTGACGCCACACCTCATTCCGATAACAG AGATGTGACTTTTGGGGGTAAAGGCAGCACACAGTATGTTGTTAAGGGATCACAGAAAGAGTTTCCACAAGAGCTTCTTGAGGAGTTGAAAATCATCTGTAAG GATAACATATCACTTGATTATGACGAGAGATATATCCATGGAAAACCACAAAACAGTTTTCACAAGGCTGTTAATATCCCAGATGTGATTGTTTATCCAAG ATCTGAAGAGGAGGTCTCCAAGATTGTCAAATTATGCAACAGTTATACG ATTCCTATTGTACCTTATGGTGGAGCTACATCAATCGAGGGTCACACTTTATCCCCCAATGGAGGGGTTTGTATTGACATGTCATCAATGAAA AGAGTGAAAGCATTACATGTTGATGACATGGACGTGGTTGTTGAGCCTGGAATTGGGTGGATGGAGCTTAATGAGTATTTGGAACCTTATGGCCTATTTTTTCCACTTGATCCAG GTCCTGGTGCAAGTATTGGAGGGATGTGTGCTACACGCTGCTCTGGTTCATTAGCTGTGAG GTATGGAACTATGCGTGATAATGTCATCAGCCTTAAG GTAGTTCTTGCCAATGGAGATATTGTGAAGACTGCATCTCGGGCTAGGAAGAGTGCTGCAGG GTATGATCTGACCCGCTTGATGATTGGGAGTGAAGGAACACTTGGCGTCATAACAGAAGTAACACTCCGGCTTCAGAAAATTCCCCAGTTTTCTGTG GTTGCAATGTGCAATTTCCCTTCTGTGAAGGATGCAGCAGATGTTGCTATTGCCACTATGATGTCTGGAATACAG GTGTCAAGGGTAGAGCTATTGGATGAAGTTCAAGTCAAAGCTATCAATATTGCTAATGGGAAGAATTTTCCTGAATGTCCAACTTTGATGTTTGAATTTATAGGAACAG AAGCATATGCGCGGGAACAAACACAAATTGTTCGAAAAATTGTTTCCGAGCACAATGGTTCAGATTTTGTATTTGCGGAAGAACCTGAAGCAAAAAAAGAACTTTGGAAG GTAAGAAAGGAAGCACTCTGGGCTTGCTTTGCTATGGAACCTAATATGGAGGCAATGATTTCG GATGTATGTGTTCCTTTATCTCATCTAGCTGATATAATTTCAAGGTCTAAAAAGGAGCTGGATGCTTCGCCACTGGTTTG CACAGTGATTGCCCATGCTGGTGATGGTAATTTCCACACAGTAATTCTATTTGATCCCACAAAAGAAGAACAGCGGCAGGAAGCAGAGAGACTCAACCAATTTATGGTTCGTGCTGCCTTATCATTGGAAG GAACTTGTACCGGTGAACATGGTGTTGGCACTGGAAAAATGAAG